The genomic interval AGCACTGGTGAATTGATTTTGCCCCCCGGTTTCAGATTTCACCCCACTGACGAGGAATTAGTAAACCATTATTTGTGTAGAAAATGTTCTTCGCTTCCCATCGCAGTTCCCATAATCAAAGAGATCGATTTATACAAATTCGACCCGTGGCAGCTTCCTGGTATGATTATCGGTCTTATTCTTTCTCCGATTATCTAATTAGATCTAAGTTTCTCGATTTTGAGCTTACCTTCCTTACCAactgatttatttatttttttaagatcgGTAAAGCATTCaatattcaaaaaattatatattttattgaaaaaaaaaaattgaatgcaTTTATTGATTCAGTTCCTTTtgcataatataatataataactttttttgTTTCTGatgttaaatgataatattgtgCAGAAATGGCTCTTTACGGTGAGAAGGAGTGGTATTTCTTTTCCCCAAGGGACCGAAAATATCCAAACGGTTCGAGGCCGAACCGAGCTGCTGGAACAGGTTATTGGAAGGCGACTGGGGCTGATAAGCCCATTGGAAAGCCCAAACCACTTGGAATAAAAAAGGCCCTAGTTTTCTACGCGGGCAAAGCCCCTAAAGGTATCAAGACCAACTGGATCATGCACGAATATCGCCTCGCTAACGTGGATCGCTCCGCTGGCAAGAAAAACAACTCTCGGGTACTTGCCTTGCCTTGCCTacctttttcctttttatttattttctgtttttaccAATTACATTGCATCTGAATATTTGACTGCCAAACTAACGAgactttaaattattaattttcagttAGATGATTGGGTGTTGTGTCGAATCTACAATAAAAAGGGTAGCATAGAGAAGAACTATCCGGCAACGAATCAGGTGATGAAGACTGAGGAATTCCCTGAAATTGAGGACACAAAACCCCATATTATTCCCTCTGTTTTGCACAATGACCACTTTTATATGGACACGTCGGACTCCGTACCGAAGCTCCATACGGACTCCAGCGGGTCGGAGCACGTGCTTTCGCCCGAGTTCACGTGCGATAGAGAGGTCCAAAGTGAACCCAAATGGAATACTGTCAGTGATGACGTGTTGTCGAATGCCTTTGATTTTGACTTCAATTACATGGATGGATTCTCAGATGATCCTTTTGGGTCTCAGCTTCAAATCCAATACTCAAACCCAATGGACCGGCTCTCCCCCTTGCAAGACATGTTCTCATTCAACTTCATGCAGAAACCCTATTAATCATCCTCTAGCCttgcataaaagaaaaaaaaaattaaaaagaaaaaagaaaaattgggTAACCTTCATTTGGGCCCAAAATTATTTCATTAGTaacacaaaaattgtagaaattTCAGCATATTGTTGTAATGTGGCCCAGAAAATCTCTCTCATGAGAGAATAGTTTGCTCAGGTAAGAAGTCCAAATTTGTGGGCTTGACAATAGAATGGGCACGCGGAACATACATACATTGTTGTTTGGTGAAGTTGGAGTGGAATGATGGATTTGATCTAACAGTGGGAAGAAGAATTTAAATGATCAATGATCTTGAACAGGTCAGGGGATCAAGGGGCTCCTATTAGATGATAGTCATGTTAATAGTATGTATGACTGTAGAAAATTCTTGTATTGGTCTGCTCTCATAGATTGTAgcaaaatttcttttatttaatatttttttttcaatataatgAAATATTCACGTTGCTACAAATTATAGAtgagaaattataataaataactacaaattatatatatgttcttattatttatagtcttttctatataagaaaaaaaaaatctttgttTTTAGCGCTTTCTGTGCTTGTgtataaaatttcaaactttgtctttctatatataaatcatatcaaattttaaaatttaaatttaatatatgtttataaattttatggatAAATATATTTCAcataatttgatttttaaatagGGAAATGATAGTAAATGATCCAAatcataggaatatgttagtaTATGGATTATGTTAGTAAATGTGCTCATTTCAAAACTTGTAGAGAAATGATCGTTttaaactatttattatttatattgccttttgtcacataaaaaatcattaattttttttatttttatttttatagaattaTAAGCAAATTATTTccattcaaaagaaaaaaaaaacaaattatttaaaaattatggtatatctatattagttttgttaaaatcttttttatttaaaagttatctcgatttttttaattttttataagttgTTGTGAGctgttggtatatagattttgttgtacaatatatttctattttgttgtaaggtatattattattcttagataatatttattttttattttgatatgtaaatagtggtatataattttattagcataataaaaatattttaatgtatgtatataattttattggcatgctacatatatttcattattatttttatatattttgattgtatgattatttattttaaataatatttaattagtttttattttattatatacaataatagtatataattttgttatcatggtatatatattttaattgtggtatataatttagttagtgttgcccctgattttgttggaaattattttacgaggatcttagatctactcacaagtatgtttattaacatcctaaataagaactttctaaaacgataaattaaacacatataaagtttaagaaaccttacattgggtgcagcggaataatatgactccttccgttcagatatctagcccttgattcctttctgtagcagagcattatcaatatctgaacctggatctctttctctgaatctttgatgctgaaactcctttgctgatgatctttcttcacgatcttcctcactatgattgaggtatcacttgatgtgtgtgggcactactcatacactaagaatttcaaaatattgaagaagaaaagaagagagggagtggtcagccagatagggagagagaaggctcagtttttttctgattcagaaagtgtcaggaaaaagtcttatttttctgaagccttcactatctatttatagcattccactagggttagatttgaattatatggcattaaaataatgaaaaaatcaacttaaaatactacaataggtggccggccatacttttaatggattgggccttgctttttgcaattttgcaattttaacaccttttgtatctgattttctcaaaaatgccaatttcctaattcaaccatttaaatgccaattctaactatttaataactataaataattattaaataatattgtcatttatcatatttattaattgaaccatacaaagtatcataattaacaaatatgcccctataaactctttctttacaatttcgcccttacttagtgaaaaattcacaaatagacatagtctaattttgagaattataattgattaatcaaaaccaattacatgagtcttacaagcaatattatctcaactagtggggggaccatgggtctatataaccgagcttccaataagtagatcaagaatttagcactaaaattcactaacttattaattcttcgttgaatccacgcatagaacttagaatcgcactctcagtatatagaatgctctatatgttccaccatacagacacatcattagttatccattgttataatcctaatgtgatcaatgatcctctatatgaatgatctacacagtaaagggattaaattaccgtaacaccctactatgtattttatccttacaacacttgaccccgtataaatgatatttcagcttatgtgaaatgagatctccaccatttattttcgtttggtcaagctcgaaggtgatcatcctttgcttactattcgccagatagaagctatagattccatgtttatgctagcgctcccactcaattgcactaccgtgttcccaaaaagtacgtatcaccctgacctaaaagtaggtttaactaacaattcaaggaacacgaatagcctttcaagattgagcctaatcataacaggattaagatcatttgatctaggatcaacttggcgatattgacttgaatagattttacggtaagtttaattaaatctaagtcaaagttcaatatcggtcccttccgatgcatactccatgcatccaacctgagctttactttaaccaatgttctggaaagaacatagtatttctccaaatacaagtaaactctgttgtagattatcatatcaataaaaccctatgtctgataaatctaggaaactttattcacatagtcatgtttactttccaatgtgttgacggcacaataaacaggatcaagtatgtgaaaagggtttcagatgaatttatacattatgtacatataatcatgaaataaatcatgtgaaccatgcaacattaaatgttatttctgatcta from Cannabis sativa cultivar Pink pepper isolate KNU-18-1 chromosome 4, ASM2916894v1, whole genome shotgun sequence carries:
- the LOC115713726 gene encoding NAC domain-containing protein 2, yielding MTSTGELILPPGFRFHPTDEELVNHYLCRKCSSLPIAVPIIKEIDLYKFDPWQLPEMALYGEKEWYFFSPRDRKYPNGSRPNRAAGTGYWKATGADKPIGKPKPLGIKKALVFYAGKAPKGIKTNWIMHEYRLANVDRSAGKKNNSRLDDWVLCRIYNKKGSIEKNYPATNQVMKTEEFPEIEDTKPHIIPSVLHNDHFYMDTSDSVPKLHTDSSGSEHVLSPEFTCDREVQSEPKWNTVSDDVLSNAFDFDFNYMDGFSDDPFGSQLQIQYSNPMDRLSPLQDMFSFNFMQKPY